One Bythopirellula goksoeyrii genomic window, ATCGAAACCTTTTTTTGCAGGGCCTGCTTGGCTGCTCCGGTCAGCGCCATCCACCAATCGTTGGGCATCGGGTCGCTCACCTGGTAGGTCAACGGGTTTCCACCCGAATCCATGTCCGGCGCAGGTGGATCGTCGCTGGCAGGGATGAGGTTGGTCCCTTCGTCATACTCATCGAACATGCCGATGAAGTACCAGGGGGCGTCGGTCTCATTGGCGGCGTCGCTGATCATCCGCCAATAAAAGTTTCCATCTTCGCGATCGCGTGAGGTAGCAGTACTACTGTTCTGCAGGTGAGTCCAAGAGAATCCCGGGAACACGTGAGGGACGTGTTGTGTTACACCGTTCAGTCTTGTTTCGTCGGAGGAGTAAGAGTTTCCACCCTTCCAATATCCTTGCCAGGGGATATAAGCATCGTGGAGGCCGGCGTTTGCGATTTGTGATCCTGATTCAGTATGTCTGCCCGCTCCGACGACGTACACTCCCCGCGAATGGAAATAGTTAATCAGGTCGGTCTGTTGCGCAGTGGAATAACTGTTGCCGCTGCTAACATAGAGGCCAAAAATTGTCACGACTGGCATGCCATTCTCACGCTGATAGTGCGAGTCGTTGAGCATGTCGAACCCATCTGGGTCGGTTAAGTATTCCCAGTCGTCTTTGACCTGTTGAATTACAACGTCACGTTGAGAGGTTGTGCCACCGTTCTGAATGTCGTACTCGATTGCCCATGTGCGTCCTTCGCGATGAGCTGCATCGCGAGCGTTTACCACTGGCCATTGCGGCTCGCCAATATAGGATCCGTCAGGTTGCTTATACATGAACGATCCACGAAACCGTTGCACCAAAACACCGTCGATGTCGTGCTCGCGCATCCACTGAAAGTGGCGATTAACGACCGATGAATTGGCCGAGGAGAACAAGTAGGCTTGTTCTCCGCTAGCAGTAGCTACCCCCGGCACAGGAAAGAGTTCGCTCTGATCGTAGTCGTTCGCATCGGGCCACTGCTCAATGGACCAGTCGCCTGGGTGCCCCCAATGGACATACCCTTCGTCCGCGGCATCGTTGGGTGTGTTAAACCACCCCTGATAGCCGGCGAGGACTTTTCCGGTAAGCGTCGACGCATCCACCTCTCGGCTTGGCCCCGCGTAAGGTGCCTCCCAAGGGGGGGACCAAACCCATTCCAGGCCGCTGTCCGGGAAGGGTTGGTCGGACAACTCTACCGTCGAAATCGGAGCGCCGCTGGTGTTCACGCGAAAATCGTGACCATTGCCTCCGTTTGCGAACTGGACGTTCTCCAGTAAGTGGTAAGAACTGACAAACTGCTGTGTGTCGATGCGGCTTGAACGAGTATGGAATTCTGTATCGTCAAAGTTGTCGGTAAGACTGTCGTACTCAACCTTGAGCTTTCCCGAACCTTCGTCGAAGTAGTTGACCTTCAGGTACATCGAGTCGCCCACTTGGAAACCGGGAAAAGCTGCCGGGCTCGTGTTGTAATAGAGGTAGGCGGGACCAACATGAACGTTGACACCATCTCGCTGCCCGGCGACCCATGTTCCGTCACCACTATTGGAGGAGGGCGCATTGAAGGTCACGGTTGTGAGTAATAGCCGGTCTTCAAGCTTCTCGAAAGTTGTCCTGCGATCAGCTAAACTAGGCGGGCTTTTACATTTGGACCTCTCACGCGAGTTCTCGCCCATTCTCTCTCCAATCTAGATCTAGTAGTCGACAAGTAGCCAGCAGACTAGATTATACCAAAATTGGTACTCCATGGAAGTTTTTGGCGATTTTTTTATGGGAAAATTGCAAAAACAACCCTAACTAGATCTTAATGTCTAAAGCTTGCTAAATATACCAATACTGGTACACTAAGGAATGCTGGCCATTTGTTGATGTTAGAATGGCCGTAATAGATCAAGCGAACTCGCAAGTTGGTGGCAATTCCTTTTTTACCTTATTCTCTTCTGACTGTGTCCAATGGGTCGACCGATAGCTCCCTGGGCTTCTCGTCCCGCATGGCGTGCCATTCCTCCCATTTAGTTTTAAGTGATGGAACGACTACCAAGGTGGTCTTTCATGGAAGTAGATAATTAGGCAATTCTAGATACTAATCAGGACATTAAATGGGTCTACGAAATAGGAAATTGGTCTTCGAAACCCTTGAGTCTCGGGAGATGCTTGCGGCAAACCCTATCATCACCGAATTCATGGCGTCCAACAGCAATACGCTGGAAGATGGTGATGGCGCAACGCCCGATTGGATTGAGATCTATAACAAGGGAGATCAGGCCCTCGATCTCGCCGGGTATCGGTTAACCGACAACGCTACTGATACCAACAAATGGGTGTTTCCCAGCAACGTGCTTGGATCGGGTGACTTTCTGACCGTTTTTGCATCGGGAAACAATACACCTGATTCGGCAGGCAATTTTCATACAAACTTTTCCCTTTCGGCCGATGGCGAGTATTTGGCCCTCATCGATCCGTTTGGTAGTGTCGTTTCCGAGTTTGGCATGAATGGAATCGATTACCCAGCACAGATTTCAGATGTGTCTTATGGCTTGGCGATGGATACTACTCTCACCAACGCGGTCACCCCCGACAGTAGTGCTCGATACCTGATTCCATCCAATAGCGCTGTCGATTCAATTTGGATGGACCCTAGTTTCAACGACTTGAGTTGGCAGATTGGAACAGCAAGTATTGGCTACGAGAATTCGCCTGCAGACTATGCGGGTCTTATCCAAACTTCGGTGCCCCAGGGGACAGCTTCCGTCTACGTGCGGATGTCTTTTGCGGTTCCCGACACAGATACCATCTTGGACAAGCTGCAGATGAAGTATGACGATGGGTTCATCGCATACATCAATGGCTTTCGAGTCGCTAGTGCAAATGCACCTGCCTTGGGAGCATACAACTCCGTCGCCACCGGCGATCACCCGGATGGGCTGGCGGTGGATTACGTCAACTTTGATCTAAGCCAATATTCTTCAACACTGAATGTCGGAGCCAATACGCTCGCTATCCACATGCTCAATACGAGTAGCGGCAGCTCAGACCTGCTTTCGGTCTCCAACCTGGTTCTCACCTCGGGCGGCGTGATCGAGCCAGTGGTGATAGGCAGTTTGGCCTCGCCGACACCCAATCTGCCGAATACCAATTTACGTGCTTCCGATGTTCAATTTTCAAGAGCGGGAGGGATTTTTGTAAACTCGTTCCAACTTAATATGACTGCCGCGCCCAATGAATCGATCCGCTACACCACCGATGGTACGAACCCCGACATCAATTCACCGCTCTATACCGGAGCCTTTACGGTAAATTCGACCCAACAGATTCGAGCTCGCGCGTATGGCCCCGTGGGACAAGTTGGCAATAATAAAACCGAAACCTTCGTCAAGGCCTCCTCGTCGGTAGGTAGTGTGACCTCGGATCTCCCGATCATCGTCCTGGAAAACTTGAACCGGGGAATCCCCGACCGAGAATTTCAGGACTCCACTCTGGCCTTGTATGAAGTCGATCCGAATACCGGACTAAGTTCCTTGGCAGCACCCGCCGATCTCACTTCCGTCATCGGCCAACATCGACGTGGAAAAAGCACCTTCGGCCAGCCGAAGTTAAATCTGCGAATCGAATTGCGCGACAACTTTGGTGAGGACCAGAGCGAATCGCTGCTTGGCATGCCTTCCGAGTCGGATTGGATTCTCTACGCACCATGGACCATTGATCGAACCATGGTGCGACACGCCTTAATCTACGATCTGAGTCGTCAGACCGGCACCTGGGCTCCGCGCACTCGATATGTCGATGTTTATTCCAACTACGATGGTGGTCAACTCACGGATAATGACTATGTGGGCACCTACGTTTTGATGGAGGTCATCAAGCGAGATTCTAATCGCGTTGACATCTCTGAGCTTACTCCCACACAAAACTCCGCGCCGGACATCAGTGGCGGCTACATTCTTCAGGTTGATGAACCCGAGCCGGATGACGCTAGTTGGGATTCCGCACGAAATTATCCTTCGGGGAACAGTCAATTCATCCATGTCGAACCAGAACGAATCGACATGACACAGGCCCAAGTCGACTATATACGCAATTATATTGACGATTTTGAAGACGCACTTTTCGGCCCCAATTCCACAGATCCAAATCTAGGCTATCAAGCCTATTTTGACGCCGA contains:
- a CDS encoding CotH kinase family protein, producing MVFETLESREMLAANPIITEFMASNSNTLEDGDGATPDWIEIYNKGDQALDLAGYRLTDNATDTNKWVFPSNVLGSGDFLTVFASGNNTPDSAGNFHTNFSLSADGEYLALIDPFGSVVSEFGMNGIDYPAQISDVSYGLAMDTTLTNAVTPDSSARYLIPSNSAVDSIWMDPSFNDLSWQIGTASIGYENSPADYAGLIQTSVPQGTASVYVRMSFAVPDTDTILDKLQMKYDDGFIAYINGFRVASANAPALGAYNSVATGDHPDGLAVDYVNFDLSQYSSTLNVGANTLAIHMLNTSSGSSDLLSVSNLVLTSGGVIEPVVIGSLASPTPNLPNTNLRASDVQFSRAGGIFVNSFQLNMTAAPNESIRYTTDGTNPDINSPLYTGAFTVNSTQQIRARAYGPVGQVGNNKTETFVKASSSVGSVTSDLPIIVLENLNRGIPDREFQDSTLALYEVDPNTGLSSLAAPADLTSVIGQHRRGKSTFGQPKLNLRIELRDNFGEDQSESLLGMPSESDWILYAPWTIDRTMVRHALIYDLSRQTGTWAPRTRYVDVYSNYDGGQLTDNDYVGTYVLMEVIKRDSNRVDISELTPTQNSAPDISGGYILQVDEPEPDDASWDSARNYPSGNSQFIHVEPERIDMTQAQVDYIRNYIDDFEDALFGPNSTDPNLGYQAYFDAEAAIDFHLFNAFSGNPDAWRLSTYLTKDRGGKLAYGPLWDFDRAMGPDEDDRTEDPTKWMVDEAYFWVTQYWNKLFQDANFEQRWVDRWQELRQTVFSDANLRATLQSHTDQLTQAQARNAARWGSGIAPNGGPLADPGLTGWEGEISHLENWLVQRANWIDTQTISPPTLGPEPGNVAVNTHVTLSAPGANIYYTLDGSDPRADGGGIKPGAMLYNGSIPISQTTEITARAKGSGDFFGGWSGLVKGLYSIEVPADATNLRITELQYHPANPTPAELAMAPGIEDNDFEFVELHNISNDTISLNGVRFMEGVSFDFSTSNVTTIAPGATVVVVENEAAFDARYGNGMLIAGKYTNDFSNGGDHVVLVDSNDQIIHDFTYSDDAPWPTSPDGGGPSLEVIDTAGNYNSPSNWRASSGNGTPGMQTVGQPGDYDQDFDVDGADFLAWLRGYGTSYDGNHLSDWQSHYGENTATVSALIGLTENNSPNYSSELSSEASIGSLGFISLSIASPLSSGPEKAELEHAASVDLAIEQLQQPATSNFSLEQAMISANSAQSKVFETIDDRRTDDEFWDAVLEEDFTIL